The Capsicum annuum cultivar UCD-10X-F1 unplaced genomic scaffold, UCD10Xv1.1 ctg3205, whole genome shotgun sequence genome segment catgtgaaaatctgggaatttcagcaatttatcttaaaatctcaatatagtcatgtacttcaatatctcaaacattccAAATATTATCtactcaaggagtaaaatcatggggtttatacccaactgtaaattctcaataaaacatgcagaaatcatgccatttgactcttaatccataggaaatatcaagataatgcattcaataataatgggtgaaaacccccaattcaaattcatgtaaaaaactcatagatttcaggaaattcatgatgtagataagccttttgggcacaagggtgaagggattacccttgttcaaaatcccacataccttgaattagaagctttggatgaactctcgcttttggaactctattcgtactcttggatgggggttcttgaggcccttgacttggaaaccttgaatcttgactcaatttagaaaatttatggtggattcttaagattcttggaacaggttttggatacttagggtttttgttgagagaaaacttgagaaaaacttcatagaatgcttgtaaatgactttgatttggtgtttgcacggtttaagaggcttgaaaaaagtccaaagtgccctttttaacatCTGTACTAagttggaaaaattgaactgggaacccgattttatgggccaccgcgacgcaccacttATCGCGATGGCTcgctgaaaattgacaaatggtaATCTGGCAGtcaccgcgacgcggagccatcgcattgtcccactagttggaacctggaacttcagcgcgacgcaTCACAGTcgtgctaggccactggaaattgactattgagaaattggggtcctccgcgacgtgccactatcgtgtagttccactgaaatttgaaaattgttaaataGAACCTCTCCGTGACGcgtcaagcactaaaatgatgttgttttacaactaagacttaaattagccataacttcttacccgggtatcggatttgggcgaatcttatatcgatggaaagcttatccaattttccatgtgataaaaaatcaaaattaggaaaattctatatggttaacacaaTACTCACATAGGAAGCCACTTCTAAATCTTTTAGGGCTAGAATCATGCCTCATttgacacgccctaaggctcattctacGAGAGAATTCTGTGGGGTCTTACAGGTCCCCACAAACCCATATGAAGAGGATCAAATGGTTTAAGACTAGTGGTAGTACTAATTGGAAAAGCCAATCTGACTTGCTTATCTAGAGGACAAACACTACATTTATTGATAAAACTATTTGGACAACCActcattttaggaaatattttacACAGTGTTCTATATGGAACATGTCCAAGCCTCTTATGCCATAGTTAAAGATTTGTTTTATCTGCTATTTCATATTAGTGGAAAGTATAATCcattcttttctttatcaatCTCCTTCACCTTCCCACTCCAAAGATCCTGAAACACAAAGAAGTTTGGGAAGAAAGTTGCAAAACAATTAAGTTGTTTAGTAGCCTGTGACACTGATAACAAGTTATATTTGAATTGAGGTAAATGGAACACGTTTTGTATAGTGTTCCTATCAGAGATACTACTAGAGCCTGTATGTGTAACAAGTGACATATCACCATTTGGTAATGTAACTTCTTGTGGATGCACTGACTCGGATATTGAACCTTTATTTTGAAGTTCAATGTTTGTTGTCATGTGATTTGTAGCACCTGTATCAATAATCCACTAATGAGGTTTATTGCTAACCAACAGGGCCCTACCAATACCTGTCATGTTTGCTGCAGTAGTAGAAGGTATAGATGCTGAAACTTGATTCTGTTGTTCCAACATTTTACAAATTTGATCAAACTGTCCAGGTGTAAACCTTGGTGTAGTCATCCCATCCTCTGGTAAACTTTGTGAATTCTGATAAGCACCATGTGATTGAGTCTGTTGAGGCTGCAGCTGCCAATCTTCAACCACATCATTATGATCACTAGAAGCAATCTTTCTCTGCTTACTTTTGTTATCAACGTCACTTCTAAAGTCATTGTTGACTCTTTGATCTCCATGTTTTGGATGATCTGGTGGATATCCAACTAACTTGTAGCAATCCATCTTATAGTGACCTTTCATCTTGCAATGATCACAAACAGCATTTGGGTTATAAGTTGAACATAGTTCCTTTTTCCCTTCTGATAACCACCTTGATATCCAGTTTTAGAGTACATTGCAACAACATCAAGTGTAGTAGGTGTAGCACCAAGAAGACCTGTTCCCTGTACTGACTGAGCCATCTAATTCTCATCACTTATGATCACGGAGTAGTCCATGTTAACAGTAGGTAGTGGTGTCATTAAAAAGATTTGGCTTCTTGCTTGTGAGTATGAATCATTCAAGCCCATTAGAAACTGATACAACTTTTGTCTTTGAAGATAAGCTAaaaaatctcttgatttttcacaGTTACAAGCAGGTGATGGGACTAAAAACTAAAACTCATCCCATGAGTCTTTCAACTTAGTGAAATAAACAGAAACAGATTGAACACCTTGGGACACAGTTGCAATTTCTTGATGCAAATTGTACGTTCTTGATCCATCTATTTTATCAAATCTTTCTTTAAGATCCATCCACACATCAGAAGCCTTCGAGGCATGTACTACCCCTCCAAGAAGGTTACTAGACACTGAATTCATCAGCCACGACAGTACTATTGCATTAACCCTTTCCCATTGGTTAGCTAAGTCTGTAGAGAAGATTTCTTTCTTCCAAGAACCATCAACCATTCCAAACTTATTCCGACCTAATAATGCAATCCTAACTGTCTTACTCCATActacataattttcacttccttgTAACTGAAATGAAGCAAGCGAAGTACTTGAGATTTCTGCAGTTGAGAGATACAGAGGGTGATTGATATCCAGAGTAGTAGTAGTAAACTGAAACGAAGTACTGGAATTTGCATTATTCGTTGGAGGTACAGTTGAAGTACCAATTCCATCAACACCAGTCGCGATGGAAATTGATTACAGAGGATTTGCAGAAGTACTCACTCCCAGATTCTGTAGTTCTTGATTTCAAGAACAAATGTAGTTTTCACTTGAGAATTAGGATCGAGTCTCACGTACTGATTCAATTCAgtgtaagctctgataccatgaagaATTAAGTGATCTTAATGGTAATCACCATGAACAACTAAACAAGAAAGCAAGAAAGCAAAAGAGAAGAGAGGAGAAGAGAGAACAGAGATAATTATAGAGCATTAGCCAAAACTCTAATTCTTTGTATTCAAGTTGTGATTCAATAGTACAtgatacatgtgtatatatataggcAGTTAGTAAGTGAGCTAATACTACTAGTAGGTTAGTTGGTTGGTCAGTGATGAGCTAGaggttagttataactaacttcaCTGAGTGATTGCAGTAGTAATTTGACATGGTTGGAACACCTTTAACAACCTGCTTCAACAGAATTCTGCTTTGTGCAATTCTCCTGCAAGTTAAAGAAAGTATTCTTTCCATAACTTTTTTCATTTTAGTGTTTGGTTTTTGGGAAATCAGGCATAGAACATCTTTGAGAGTGATGAAAGAGCAAAGAGTTGATGAAGTGGAGGATCAAATATCCAAATTACCGGAGCCAATTTTGAATCACTTTATGGGCTTACTCCTTGCTAAAGATGCTGCACGAATGAGTACACTGTCAAAGACATGGTATGCTGCTTGGAGTTCCCTCCCCTATTTAAACTTTGGCGATAGATTCTTCTATCGTGAAGTGCGTGGCCGCTGGATACTTTCAGAAAACATACAAGAGCTTGTGCATATTGTTGATCAAACTCTAGCCAATCGGAAGAAGCACAAGATTTCTGTCCAAAAGTTCTGGCTAAAAGTACCATCCAGTTACCGGATGAGCTCATCTTATGTTCATAATTGGATTAAAATCCTGGTCACAAGTAATATCAAGGAGTTGATTTTAAAAGTAGGCGAATCAGATAGTAGTTTCGATAGCTTGCCTGAAGAACTCTTCGTTGCTGAGGGATTAAACATTCTTAATTTACGTGGATTTAAGCTTGAATTGCCTCTTCATCATGGTATAAAGTTTTCATCTTTGCGAAATTTAAGACTCACTGATACATATTTGGATGAGAAACTCGTTCAAGATTTATGTGCAAGCTGCGtttgtttagagaagttaaggtTATCCTGTTGTCGCGGACTAGCCAGCTTGCAAATTGCAGCAAGTTTACTGAAACTGAAGACGGTTTGGCTATGTTGCCTTCCTGAACTCCAGATAGTTGATATTGCAGCACCATATCTTGAAAATGTTTACATTGAAAGTCAGCTATGGAATCTACAAGTAGTTAAAATAACTTGTAGCAAATCCTTGAAAACTTTGTACATCGTTGATGTGTATGTCACTGACGGATGGCTAAAAGATCTTCTTGTCAATCAACCCAAACTTGAGTGCTTGTCCTTATCGGGTTGTTTAAAGTTGCAAGCCATCAAGATCTCAAGTGACCGGCTGAAGTATCTTGCATTATCGTGGTGCTTAGAATTGATCGATGTTGAACTGGAAACTCCTAATTTAACACGCTTCAGATGTGAGTGCGATGAAAATTTGCCAACCCTCAAGCTTATGAAAGCTTCAGTTTTTCTAGTAGTTGAACTCGAATTCTCCCTAACAAATATACTTGATAGTCATTGGTATTCTGTGCTCATGAAATTTCTCGGAAACTTCAAGCAGTCAAAGGCTATTAAGTTAGATTGCTGCGACAAGAATGGGATAGTGATACCAAACCACATGAGAGAAAACTTGGTTCCTCCACTctatggtactaatgctaactGGCACattatatttaatacttttgGGGATTGCTCACTCATGGACATTCTTGATAGTTTGCTTTGGATTTCTCCTCAACTTGACACCCTAACTTTTGTTCGGGAGTCAAACTTAAACAGTACCTTGAAGTTCATATATGAAGATGCATCAGCTGAAGGTGAGAAATTTCGTTGGAGACATAAGTTAAAGAAAGTCAAAATGGAAAACTTTACATGTATGGAGCAACAAGAGTTAAGAAATTATCTTTTCACAAATGAAGATTATATCGGAGAAGAGGCGTCCGTTGTCTAACAGATAAGACAGAGGTTTCTACAACTTTGGTACAGGTTCTAAACTTCTTTGGTTTTTTTTTAAGAGTACATGGCAACTTACTTATGGTGATTTACTGTGTTTCATGATGACTCAGGTTGTCTAAACTCATGGAATGAGCTTTTTGATTACCGTAGAAGAAAAGAGTTGCATTTACTCGCAGGCGATGATGAAGAGGCTATAGCAGATATCGAGAAGTTGTTGATGGTTTCATTGTTATTTGGTGCATTCAAGGAAGTCTAGCATTAAGGCCTAGGATGAAGAAAGTCATGCTAATGTTTGAGATA includes the following:
- the LOC107841012 gene encoding putative F-box/FBD/LRR-repeat protein At4g13965 isoform X2: MRFIANQQGPTNTCHVCCSSRRHRTSLRVMKEQRVDEVEDQISKLPEPILNHFMGLLLAKDAARMSTLSKTWYAAWSSLPYLNFGDRFFYREVRGRWILSENIQELVHIVDQTLANRKKHKISVQKFWLKVPSSYRMSSSYVHNWIKILVTSNIKELILKVGESDSSFDSLPEELFVAEGLNILNLRGFKLELPLHHGIKFSSLRNLRLTDTYLDEKLVQDLCASCVCLEKLRLSCCRGLASLQIAASLLKLKTVWLCCLPELQIVDIAAPYLENVYIESQLWNLQVVKITCSKSLKTLYIVDVYVTDGWLKDLLVNQPKLECLSLSGCLKLQAIKISSDRLKYLALSWCLELIDVELETPNLTRFRCECDENLPTLKLMKASVFLVVELEFSLTNILDSHWYSVLMKFLGNFKQSKAIKLDCCDKNGIVIPNHMRENLVPPLYGTNANWHIIFNTFGDCSLMDILDSLLWISPQLDTLTFVRESNLNSTLKFIYEDASAEGEKFRWRHKLKKVKMENFTCMEQQELRNYLFTNEDYIGEEASVV
- the LOC107841012 gene encoding putative F-box/FBD/LRR-repeat protein At4g13965 isoform X3, with product MFAAVVEVFGFWEIRHRTSLRVMKEQRVDEVEDQISKLPEPILNHFMGLLLAKDAARMSTLSKTWYAAWSSLPYLNFGDRFFYREVRGRWILSENIQELVHIVDQTLANRKKHKISVQKFWLKVPSSYRMSSSYVHNWIKILVTSNIKELILKVGESDSSFDSLPEELFVAEGLNILNLRGFKLELPLHHGIKFSSLRNLRLTDTYLDEKLVQDLCASCVCLEKLRLSCCRGLASLQIAASLLKLKTVWLCCLPELQIVDIAAPYLENVYIESQLWNLQVVKITCSKSLKTLYIVDVYVTDGWLKDLLVNQPKLECLSLSGCLKLQAIKISSDRLKYLALSWCLELIDVELETPNLTRFRCECDENLPTLKLMKASVFLVVELEFSLTNILDSHWYSVLMKFLGNFKQSKAIKLDCCDKNGIVIPNHMRENLVPPLYGTNANWHIIFNTFGDCSLMDILDSLLWISPQLDTLTFVRESNLNSTLKFIYEDASAEGEKFRWRHKLKKVKMENFTCMEQQELRNYLFTNEDYIGEEASVV
- the LOC107841012 gene encoding putative F-box/FBD/LRR-repeat protein At4g13965 isoform X1, giving the protein MVGTPLTTCFNRILLCAILLQVKESILSITFFILVFGFWEIRHRTSLRVMKEQRVDEVEDQISKLPEPILNHFMGLLLAKDAARMSTLSKTWYAAWSSLPYLNFGDRFFYREVRGRWILSENIQELVHIVDQTLANRKKHKISVQKFWLKVPSSYRMSSSYVHNWIKILVTSNIKELILKVGESDSSFDSLPEELFVAEGLNILNLRGFKLELPLHHGIKFSSLRNLRLTDTYLDEKLVQDLCASCVCLEKLRLSCCRGLASLQIAASLLKLKTVWLCCLPELQIVDIAAPYLENVYIESQLWNLQVVKITCSKSLKTLYIVDVYVTDGWLKDLLVNQPKLECLSLSGCLKLQAIKISSDRLKYLALSWCLELIDVELETPNLTRFRCECDENLPTLKLMKASVFLVVELEFSLTNILDSHWYSVLMKFLGNFKQSKAIKLDCCDKNGIVIPNHMRENLVPPLYGTNANWHIIFNTFGDCSLMDILDSLLWISPQLDTLTFVRESNLNSTLKFIYEDASAEGEKFRWRHKLKKVKMENFTCMEQQELRNYLFTNEDYIGEEASVV